In the genome of Schistocerca piceifrons isolate TAMUIC-IGC-003096 chromosome X, iqSchPice1.1, whole genome shotgun sequence, one region contains:
- the LOC124722587 gene encoding uncharacterized protein LOC124722587: MEEKDMFYDLLSDRIAKAPSTETLYILGDFNGRVGSDNDIWPNCLGHHGVRKMNENGQRLLKVCCFYGLCITNTYFQLTDQHKVSWRHPHSHHWHQLDYVIARRTGLKNVLLIRSYHSADCNTDRALVVCTLGLTSKKCHHAKPRGHPRTNTDHVHDTQRKQDFASNFESAFPGNVQAERNVDKKWVKLSGAIYNSAVLAYGIKGKRNKDWYEQNLEEMEPVTQAKRKALLAYKRNPNERTRDDLRKAKNRAQQTSRRCANYYWLNLCAGIQKAADSGNAKAMYDGIKKAIGPTVRKTAPLKPKPGEVITDECKQMERWVEHYLEFYAAENEVSKDACDAIKQMPVMEELDAMPTMEELSREIDSLANGKAPVEDGIPAGVIKYNKSVRLKHLYSLITTSWEEG; the protein is encoded by the coding sequence atggaagagaaggatatgttttatgacttactcagtgacagaatagccaaggcacctagcaccgagacactgtatattctaggggactttaatggtagagttggatcagataacgacatatggccgaattgcctgggacatcatggggtgcgaaaaatgaatgaaaatggccagagactgcttaaagtttgctgcttttatggactctgtatcacgaacacatatttccagcttacggatcagcacaaggtgtcttggagacacccgcactctcatcactggcatcaacttgactatgtcatagctaggcgtactggtctcaaaaatgtgctactgatacgaagttatcatagtgctgattgcaacacAGACCGCGCCTTAGTGGTGTGCACATTGGGGCTCACTTCTAAGAAATGTCACCACGCTAAACCGAGAGGTCATCCCCGTACcaacacagatcatgttcatgacacacaaagaaagcaggattttgccagtaattttgaaagtgctttcccaggaaacgtgcaagcagaaaggaatgttgataagaaatgggtaaaactctcgggtgcaatctacaactcagcagtattggcctatggaataaaaggaaaaagaaataaggactggtacgagcaaaatttggaagaaatggaaccagtcactcaggctaaacggaaagccctgcttgcttacaaaagaaacccaaatgaaagaactcgagatgacctacgaaaagcaaagaacagggcacagcaaacatccaggagatgcgcaaattactactggctgaatttatgtgcaggtatacagaaagcggccgactctgggaatgctaaggcaatgtacgatggtattaagaaagcaattggaccaactgtcagaaaaacagctcctctgaagcCCAAGCCAggtgaagtcattactgatgaatgcaaacaaatggaacgctgggttgaacactacctcgagttttatgcagccgagaatgaagttagcaaggatgcatgtgacgccatcaaacaaatgccagttatggaagaactagatgcaatgcctactatggaagaacttagtagagaaatagattctcttgctaaTGGAAAGGCCCCAGttgaagatgggatccctgcaggggttattaagtataacaagtctgttcgtctcaaacatttatattcactcatcacaaccagctgggaagagGGGTAA